From the genome of Bacillota bacterium:
ATTGGTCTGTAACATAATCACATCTTGTTGAAAACTCACAGCCTTCAGGCATGTTTAAGGGGTCGGGAGTAGTGCCTCTTATAGGTTCAAGCCTTCTCCGTTTGCCTATGCCAAGTACAGGCACTGACTTGAGAAGCGCTCTTGTATAAGGGTGCTGTGGATTGCCTAGCACATCTTGAATTGTTCCGCTTTCTACTATCTTACCCATATACATAACAGCTACATCATCAGCCATATCGGCAATTAGCCCCATATTATGGGTTATAAGCATGATCGATGTACCGTGTTCCCTCTGAACCTGCTTCATAATTTCAATTATCTGGGCTTGTATTGTAACGTCAAGGGCTGTAGTTGGCTCATCGGCTATCAACAGCGATGGATTGCATATCATAGCCATAGCGATCATGACCCTCTGTCTCATACCACCGCTAAACTGATGTGGATAGTCATCTATCCTGGATTCGGGCTTGGGAATTCCCAACTCGCTCAGTAGTTTTATTACTTTCTTACGCGCATCAACTTTGCTTATGTTTTCATGGTACAATAAGTTTTCCATTATCTGGTATCCTATTGGGTATACAGGGTTGAGAGAAGTCATCGGGTCCTGAAATATCATAGCTATCTCCTTTCCCCTTATTGAGCGCATTTTTTTTCCGTTTCTCGGCAGATTTCTCAGTTCTATGTCTCCCTTTAGAGAATGGTATACAATGCTTCCACCCGAAATCCTCGCAAGCTTTGGAAGAAGCTGCAGTATGGAAAGTGATGTAACAGTTTTGCCACAGCCGCTCTCACCTACAAGCCCCAGTGTTTTACCTCGTCTTACCTTTAAAGAAACTCCGTTGACGCTTTTTATCACCTGCTTGTCTATATAGAAATAGGTTTTGAGACCGTCAACAGTTAGAATTATATCATTCATAAAATTTGTTCACCTTCCTGCTTCAATGTACATTATTGATT
Proteins encoded in this window:
- a CDS encoding ABC transporter ATP-binding protein; amino-acid sequence: MNDIILTVDGLKTYFYIDKQVIKSVNGVSLKVRRGKTLGLVGESGCGKTVTSLSILQLLPKLARISGGSIVYHSLKGDIELRNLPRNGKKMRSIRGKEIAMIFQDPMTSLNPVYPIGYQIMENLLYHENISKVDARKKVIKLLSELGIPKPESRIDDYPHQFSGGMRQRVMIAMAMICNPSLLIADEPTTALDVTIQAQIIEIMKQVQREHGTSIMLITHNMGLIADMADDVAVMYMGKIVESGTIQDVLGNPQHPYTRALLKSVPVLGIGKRRRLEPIRGTTPDPLNMPEGCEFSTRCDYVTDQCSTEPPVLDIGSGHLVKCWQCKGRCLT